From a single Fulvivirga ulvae genomic region:
- a CDS encoding adenylate/guanylate cyclase domain-containing protein, which produces MKQLKLFTPSVSQSIQVDINRRLKKNRKAATQDTSQADLWTQPKEEEREMALFFLDIRNFTPFVERHTAHEVIYIVRKLFSSFQTIIRSNHGQIIETSGDGFYAAFGFDRSVEEAVASAVKAGKAILESLESLNENVFVKKLNQRIDVGIGLHAGKVATGTIHLGGKDHLIVMGYPVNIASRLEAATKELNNNFIISAAAFEMLNNPPTDQPIAEISLKGVVGPCRIHLLGKPYIGN; this is translated from the coding sequence ATGAAACAGCTAAAATTATTTACCCCGAGTGTCTCGCAATCCATACAGGTTGATATAAACAGAAGATTAAAGAAAAACAGAAAGGCTGCCACACAAGATACCTCACAGGCAGACCTCTGGACGCAGCCAAAGGAAGAAGAACGGGAAATGGCTCTCTTCTTTCTTGATATCCGCAATTTCACCCCATTTGTTGAGCGGCATACAGCGCATGAGGTGATCTACATTGTCAGGAAGCTGTTCTCCTCGTTTCAGACTATCATCCGGTCAAACCACGGACAGATCATCGAGACTTCCGGTGATGGCTTTTATGCAGCTTTCGGATTTGACCGTAGCGTAGAAGAAGCTGTAGCATCAGCTGTAAAGGCAGGGAAAGCCATTTTAGAAAGCCTCGAAAGCCTGAACGAAAATGTATTTGTAAAAAAACTGAATCAACGTATTGATGTAGGCATAGGCCTCCACGCTGGCAAGGTGGCTACAGGCACTATTCATTTAGGAGGCAAAGATCACCTGATCGTAATGGGGTATCCGGTCAATATTGCTTCCAGGCTGGAGGCTGCCACCAAAGAACTGAACAATAACTTTATCATTTCTGCCGCCGCCTTTGAAATGCTTAACAATCCACCGACAGACCAGCCAATAGCAGAGATTAGCCTGAAAGGTGTTGTCGGGCCATGCAGGATACATCTGTTGGGAAAGCCTTATATAGGGAATTGA
- a CDS encoding pyridoxal phosphate-dependent decarboxylase family protein translates to MNFEKNDTALLDQIIRSTSNKYFFNDLPENKFLYQKSIHEATNAVVNHLESRDTPFTGVSVEAIEQRFEKIFLDAEENLTLNETLEELKELYLNDAINFHHNKYVAHLNCPVLIPALAAEVIISSINTSMDTWDQSIGGTFVELKLINWTLDHMGYPADADGIFTSGGTQSNLMGLLLARDQFIKTHYAVDPKMQGLPAEASKFRIFCSEVSHFSLKKNASLLGLGQNSIIPVAVDHHYRMGMSALGQAIEIERAKGNIAIAVVGTAGTTDTGAIDPLAEIAAIAQQYGMWFHVDAAYGGGLLLSDKHKRKLKGLELSDSATIDYHKTYFQPVSSSAFFMRNKKYVDHIKYHADYLNSKEQEDEGIPNMVKKSIQTTRRFDALKLWLTLRVMGRKRLGQYIDDIIQLAQDTAMSLRTSGDFEVLNQPEISAILFRYQPFQKGKALTEEQLSRLNAYIRKAMFQEGEALIASTKVNGSVYLKFTLLNPLTTIQDMEEIIQIIKKHGQEFFRNN, encoded by the coding sequence ATGAATTTTGAAAAAAACGACACCGCACTACTGGATCAGATTATCCGGAGTACGAGTAACAAGTACTTTTTTAATGATCTGCCGGAGAATAAATTTTTGTACCAAAAGAGCATCCACGAAGCCACCAATGCCGTGGTAAACCACCTTGAGTCACGCGATACACCTTTCACCGGAGTTTCGGTGGAGGCCATTGAGCAAAGGTTTGAAAAGATATTTCTGGATGCAGAAGAAAACCTGACACTCAATGAGACCCTCGAGGAGCTAAAAGAGCTGTACCTCAATGATGCCATTAACTTCCATCATAACAAGTATGTAGCGCACCTCAATTGCCCTGTGCTTATACCGGCCCTGGCAGCGGAAGTGATCATCAGCTCCATCAACACTTCTATGGATACCTGGGATCAAAGCATCGGAGGTACTTTTGTAGAGCTTAAGCTGATCAACTGGACACTTGACCACATGGGCTACCCTGCCGATGCGGATGGTATTTTTACAAGTGGAGGCACCCAGTCTAACCTGATGGGACTTTTGCTGGCCAGAGATCAGTTTATTAAAACCCATTATGCAGTAGACCCTAAAATGCAGGGGCTGCCGGCCGAAGCTTCCAAATTCAGGATCTTTTGCAGTGAAGTCAGTCATTTCAGCCTTAAGAAAAACGCGAGCCTTCTTGGGTTAGGTCAAAATTCCATTATTCCGGTGGCTGTTGACCACCACTACAGGATGGGTATGTCGGCATTAGGGCAGGCCATTGAAATTGAAAGGGCCAAGGGCAATATTGCCATTGCTGTGGTAGGTACTGCCGGCACCACTGACACGGGAGCTATTGACCCTTTGGCGGAGATAGCTGCGATAGCGCAGCAGTATGGTATGTGGTTTCACGTAGATGCTGCCTACGGAGGAGGCTTATTGTTAAGCGATAAGCATAAGCGCAAGTTAAAAGGGTTGGAACTTTCTGATTCTGCTACCATTGACTATCACAAAACCTACTTCCAGCCGGTTAGCTCCAGTGCATTTTTTATGAGGAATAAGAAGTATGTCGATCACATAAAATATCATGCTGATTATCTGAATTCCAAAGAACAGGAGGATGAGGGCATCCCCAACATGGTGAAGAAATCGATACAAACCACCCGTCGTTTTGATGCCCTGAAGTTATGGCTGACGTTGCGGGTTATGGGGCGGAAGCGTTTGGGGCAATACATTGATGACATTATACAACTTGCCCAGGACACGGCCATGTCACTACGTACATCAGGGGATTTTGAAGTGCTGAACCAGCCGGAGATCAGCGCCATTCTTTTCAGGTATCAGCCTTTTCAAAAAGGCAAGGCCCTTACCGAAGAGCAGTTATCGAGGCTCAATGCCTACATCAGAAAGGCCATGTTCCAGGAGGGCGAAGCTTTGATAGCCAGCACAAAAGTAAATGGATCCGTTTATTTGAAATTCACGCTCC
- a CDS encoding TonB-dependent receptor: MKKNLLKTIQVYSKYTLYGLAMQIILFSTLAASGMTAQSVFEVEINSDMKKGSLSEFFTVIEANSDFSFTYSPNQVDLETRVNIHEEYKTVGELLTKIAEDTDVKFKQINYAIIVSKNKNRFRLNAEDKGKITGRVLDENGLPLPGASVMLADLGNVGAITDSEGNFVILNVPPGEHQVKISFIGYQVYEQPVVAEAGQTIAVNLKMEPGTLVGEEILIMGDRLKGQAKALNQQKTNQNITNVVASDQIGRFPDANIGDAIKRIPGITIQNDQGEARNIIIRGLAPELNSVMLNGERIPSAEGDNRRVQMDLIPADMIQTIEVSKAVTPDMDADAIGGAVNLITRSAPGGLRLSGTLASGYNFLSEKPIWTGGLIVGDRLFNDKLGVIVSGSYNDHDFGSDNVEAVWAEGDNGAYVEEMDIREYQVRRVRRSLSAALDYKINNNHSLFLKSMYNHRDDWENRYRVTFKDMGEPDENGVSFVETIERETKGGIGSGRNDNARLEDQRVRNITLGGDHLLGNIKLYWSSTYAKASEERPHERYVQYTAEPEVEVDGEDEPQGMLFIQDISNPKKPVLRPTGGDGFSLGGNDPALQDYSLFELDELTEENQLTEETDWNTKLDLQLPLGEFSFLKFGGKLRRKEKSRKNSFTEYEFINDEFETLDAVPNEDVSDPDFLAGSSYQTGVLASAEWLGSLNFANTGQFEGEDKPEEYLPANFVANENIIAAYAMVDYQFSSKLSAIGGLRMENTHIEYTGNELILNEDGDVAGISSVTDEDSYTNVLPGLHFKYDVTNNTILRLAWTNTIARPNYYNLVPFREVNLEDNELTVGNPLLKPTTSMNFDFMGEHYFSSVGILSAGFFYKDINDFIYVNQTQDYDDAASGQTFDTYFQPQNGGKATLYGVEVSAQRQLDFLPGIWRGLGIYVNYTYNHSTADGVTNEDGEPRESLELPGTADHLFNASLSFETEKLVLRVSLNHSSDYIDEVGGDAFSDRYYDKQTFVDINGSYAFTPQLRFFFEANNLTNQPLRYYQGIEGRTMQMEYYNARFNAGVKFDLFKN, from the coding sequence ATGAAAAAAAACTTACTGAAAACAATTCAGGTGTACAGTAAGTACACATTGTATGGCTTAGCTATGCAAATAATACTCTTCAGTACGCTGGCGGCGTCGGGTATGACAGCGCAAAGCGTATTTGAGGTGGAAATCAACTCAGATATGAAAAAGGGCTCTCTTTCCGAGTTCTTTACTGTAATAGAAGCAAATTCCGATTTTAGCTTCACTTATAGTCCAAACCAGGTTGACCTTGAAACGAGGGTAAATATACATGAAGAGTACAAAACCGTTGGCGAACTGCTAACAAAGATCGCTGAAGACACCGATGTAAAATTTAAGCAAATCAACTATGCGATCATAGTAAGCAAAAACAAGAACCGCTTCAGGTTAAATGCAGAAGACAAAGGTAAAATAACCGGCAGAGTGCTCGATGAAAACGGACTTCCGCTGCCAGGTGCATCGGTAATGCTTGCTGACCTCGGCAATGTTGGTGCTATAACCGACAGTGAAGGTAACTTCGTGATCCTTAATGTACCTCCTGGTGAGCATCAGGTTAAAATATCGTTCATAGGTTACCAGGTTTACGAACAGCCCGTTGTAGCAGAGGCTGGCCAGACGATAGCGGTCAATCTGAAAATGGAGCCGGGTACATTGGTGGGCGAGGAAATCCTGATTATGGGAGACCGTTTAAAGGGACAGGCTAAGGCGTTAAACCAGCAAAAGACGAACCAAAACATCACTAATGTGGTGGCCTCCGACCAGATAGGAAGATTCCCTGATGCCAATATCGGAGATGCAATTAAAAGAATCCCGGGCATTACTATACAAAATGATCAGGGAGAAGCCAGAAACATCATTATCCGCGGCCTGGCCCCTGAGCTGAATTCTGTAATGCTCAACGGCGAGCGCATCCCTTCGGCAGAAGGTGATAACCGGAGAGTGCAAATGGATCTTATTCCTGCTGACATGATCCAGACCATTGAAGTAAGCAAGGCAGTAACACCCGATATGGATGCCGATGCTATCGGAGGAGCAGTAAACCTGATTACGCGCTCTGCTCCTGGTGGCCTCAGGCTCTCAGGAACACTGGCCAGCGGCTATAACTTCCTTTCTGAAAAACCCATATGGACAGGCGGCCTTATCGTAGGAGACAGGCTCTTCAACGATAAACTTGGCGTGATCGTGAGCGGTTCATATAATGACCATGATTTCGGCTCTGACAACGTAGAGGCCGTATGGGCAGAAGGCGACAATGGCGCTTATGTAGAGGAAATGGATATCCGTGAGTATCAGGTAAGAAGAGTAAGAAGAAGCCTTTCTGCTGCCCTTGATTACAAAATCAATAACAATCACTCCTTGTTCCTGAAAAGCATGTACAATCACAGAGATGACTGGGAAAACAGGTACAGGGTAACTTTTAAAGATATGGGAGAGCCTGACGAGAATGGAGTTTCTTTCGTAGAAACCATTGAACGTGAAACCAAGGGAGGTATTGGTTCCGGTCGAAATGATAATGCCAGACTCGAAGACCAAAGGGTCAGGAATATAACTTTAGGCGGAGATCACCTGCTCGGAAATATCAAGCTTTACTGGTCTTCTACTTATGCCAAAGCTTCTGAAGAGAGGCCACACGAAAGGTATGTGCAGTACACGGCAGAACCCGAAGTAGAAGTTGATGGCGAAGATGAACCTCAGGGCATGCTGTTCATTCAGGATATTTCAAATCCTAAAAAACCGGTGCTGAGACCAACCGGTGGTGATGGTTTTTCTTTGGGAGGAAATGACCCTGCTCTTCAGGATTATTCACTATTCGAACTGGATGAGCTCACGGAGGAAAATCAGCTTACTGAAGAAACTGACTGGAATACAAAACTTGATTTACAACTTCCTTTGGGCGAGTTTTCTTTCTTGAAATTTGGAGGTAAGCTGAGACGGAAGGAAAAATCAAGAAAGAACAGTTTTACTGAATATGAATTTATCAATGATGAATTTGAAACGCTGGATGCAGTGCCTAATGAGGATGTGAGTGATCCTGATTTCCTTGCAGGAAGTAGCTATCAGACAGGTGTTTTGGCCAGTGCAGAATGGCTTGGTTCATTGAATTTTGCGAATACTGGTCAGTTTGAAGGTGAGGATAAGCCTGAAGAGTACCTGCCTGCCAATTTCGTTGCTAATGAAAACATAATTGCTGCCTATGCCATGGTCGATTATCAGTTCAGCAGCAAACTGTCGGCTATAGGTGGCTTAAGAATGGAAAATACGCATATTGAGTATACCGGCAACGAGTTGATCCTCAATGAAGACGGGGATGTAGCTGGCATCTCATCCGTTACTGATGAAGACAGCTATACCAATGTACTGCCCGGCCTCCACTTTAAGTATGATGTTACTAACAATACTATCCTGAGGCTTGCCTGGACTAACACCATTGCCAGACCTAATTACTACAATCTGGTGCCTTTCAGGGAAGTAAACCTTGAGGACAATGAGCTGACGGTAGGTAATCCGCTGTTGAAGCCAACCACCTCCATGAATTTCGATTTTATGGGTGAACATTATTTCTCCTCAGTGGGAATATTATCGGCAGGCTTTTTCTATAAAGACATCAACGATTTTATTTATGTCAATCAAACGCAGGATTATGACGATGCCGCAAGCGGACAGACTTTTGACACGTATTTCCAGCCACAAAACGGTGGTAAAGCCACGCTTTACGGGGTTGAAGTATCTGCTCAGCGCCAGCTCGACTTCCTGCCTGGCATCTGGAGAGGGTTGGGAATTTATGTAAACTACACTTACAACCACTCCACGGCTGACGGTGTAACCAATGAAGACGGTGAACCCAGAGAAAGCCTGGAGCTGCCCGGTACTGCTGATCATTTATTCAATGCCTCACTATCATTCGAAACTGAAAAGCTTGTATTGCGTGTATCGCTCAACCATTCCAGCGACTATATCGATGAAGTAGGTGGTGATGCATTTTCTGACCGTTATTATGACAAACAAACTTTTGTTGATATCAACGGTTCATACGCATTTACGCCACAGCTGAGGTTCTTTTTTGAAGCCAACAACCTGACTAACCAGCCTTTACGTTACTATCAAGGTATCGAGGGGCGCACCATGCAGATGGAGTACTATAATGCAAGGTTCAACGCAGGGGTAAAATTTGATTTATTTAAAAACTAA
- a CDS encoding zinc-dependent metalloprotease codes for MGRVCREVQEWIEEEIEQPIEEWENRQEERCREEPCNWWMLCLNKLFCWLVWVTVKVIRWVVVTVGKWVTRIVCEIVNVILDVVGFIVNLILSIPVIGGIIRTILNWVTEIIWRLAGLIDFLVSWAGLRLRKKMYFGVVVPSVRGTPIATDADIMNQVNAAIAFFDQTCNINMIFTGICHTGVKPPDAGLTVGCDAGGFFNDWWLAGSYFEFAAATCKFTDGFRRVIGYGAEIIVFIVQNVTPDTPSSTTRGCSFGSTHNYVVVEAGTAVSNFMASHEIGHACWLPHDGGTNLMNPSVPFTNPTLTALQIATVRGSKHCVYL; via the coding sequence ATGGGAAGAGTATGCCGTGAAGTACAGGAGTGGATCGAGGAGGAAATCGAACAGCCTATCGAAGAATGGGAGAACCGTCAGGAAGAGCGCTGCCGCGAAGAGCCATGTAATTGGTGGATGCTCTGTTTAAATAAACTTTTTTGCTGGCTTGTATGGGTAACGGTTAAAGTTATTCGCTGGGTGGTAGTCACCGTTGGCAAATGGGTTACCCGGATTGTTTGTGAGATCGTAAACGTCATTTTGGATGTAGTGGGCTTCATTGTTAACCTCATTCTGAGCATTCCTGTAATAGGAGGTATTATTCGTACTATTTTGAACTGGGTAACAGAAATTATCTGGCGGCTGGCAGGTCTCATAGATTTCTTAGTCTCCTGGGCAGGTTTGCGCCTGCGTAAGAAGATGTATTTCGGAGTTGTTGTACCCAGCGTCAGAGGGACCCCTATCGCTACTGATGCAGATATAATGAATCAGGTAAATGCAGCCATTGCCTTTTTCGATCAAACCTGCAATATCAATATGATATTCACGGGGATTTGCCATACGGGAGTGAAGCCTCCTGATGCAGGCCTCACTGTGGGATGTGATGCCGGTGGTTTTTTTAACGACTGGTGGCTTGCCGGTTCATACTTCGAATTTGCAGCGGCTACCTGCAAGTTCACCGATGGTTTTAGAAGAGTAATAGGTTATGGAGCTGAAATTATTGTGTTTATTGTTCAAAATGTAACTCCGGATACCCCATCAAGCACTACACGGGGATGCAGCTTTGGCTCTACTCATAACTATGTTGTAGTGGAAGCAGGAACAGCTGTTAGTAATTTTATGGCCAGTCATGAAATCGGGCATGCCTGCTGGCTGCCACATGATGGAGGCACCAATCTGATGAATCCTTCAGTACCCTTCACAAACCCAACGTTAACTGCTCTACAAATAGCAACTGTTCGCGGTAGCAAACATTGTGTATACCTTTAA
- a CDS encoding response regulator transcription factor has translation MITAVIADTQPLYRDGLKLLLRNRRKVKVVSEAENSDELCRTVAQHQPQLVMLDYDIPGHFSINDIGNIRKNSPESSIIIVSSDPCKKNINRVLESGVESYITKECNKEQVLRAIETVARGEKFFCHKVLEVLLEKRVNPVASLASRVPELTEREMEVTRYIGAGKKPFEIAEEFSISIHTVRTHLKNIMKKLNLTSTSDLVLYAINNRIM, from the coding sequence ATGATTACGGCAGTAATAGCTGATACCCAGCCTTTGTATAGAGATGGATTGAAACTTCTTTTGCGCAATAGGAGAAAGGTAAAAGTGGTATCCGAAGCGGAAAATAGTGATGAACTATGCAGGACTGTAGCTCAGCACCAGCCACAGCTGGTCATGCTGGATTATGATATCCCCGGACATTTTAGCATCAATGACATTGGCAACATCCGCAAGAACTCACCGGAAAGCAGCATCATCATAGTCTCGTCTGATCCTTGCAAAAAGAATATCAACCGCGTACTGGAGTCAGGAGTGGAGAGCTACATCACCAAAGAGTGCAATAAAGAGCAGGTGTTAAGGGCAATAGAGACCGTAGCTCGTGGAGAGAAATTTTTCTGTCATAAAGTACTCGAAGTTTTGCTGGAAAAGCGGGTAAACCCTGTGGCCTCTCTGGCTAGCAGGGTTCCGGAGCTGACAGAAAGGGAAATGGAAGTGACCAGGTACATAGGAGCCGGGAAGAAACCCTTCGAAATAGCCGAAGAATTTTCCATCAGTATACACACTGTGCGTACCCATCTCAAAAACATCATGAAAAAGCTCAACCTCACATCAACCAGCGATCTGGTTTTATACGCCATCAACAACCGCATCATGTAA
- a CDS encoding phytase, translating into MKFNYIYISSIAIIFASCSQKPAQEAAPPVEVVSTKLKPVVVTQPAANDTDDPAIWVNPEDASKSLIIGTDKGNEQGIGALYVYDLDGNIIKDKTVENIKRPNNVDIAYNIMIGGESMDIAVCTERYTNSLRAFALPSMKPVDNGGIEIFLGEELREPMGVALYQNPESGKLYAIAGRKTGPDSTYLWQYLLEDDGQGNLKGTLVRKFGAFSGREEIEAIAVDNELGYVYYSDETYGIRKYYAHPDSSNTELALFGNHGEFTQDHEGISIYKTENGKGYIIVSDQQANKFHIFSREGSENNPHDHRLMKSIDVSTSESDGSDVTSLPLNDRFKHGLFVAMSDDKTFQFYRWEDIAGEDLEIMDVKADKVLKAQ; encoded by the coding sequence ATGAAATTTAACTATATCTATATATCATCAATAGCTATCATATTCGCATCGTGCAGCCAGAAGCCGGCTCAGGAGGCTGCTCCTCCGGTCGAAGTGGTCAGTACAAAATTGAAACCAGTGGTAGTAACCCAACCCGCGGCCAATGATACGGATGACCCTGCCATTTGGGTCAATCCTGAGGATGCTTCAAAAAGCCTGATCATAGGTACGGATAAAGGTAACGAGCAAGGTATCGGCGCGCTGTACGTTTATGATCTGGATGGAAACATTATCAAGGATAAAACGGTAGAGAATATCAAGCGCCCTAACAATGTGGATATTGCCTACAATATAATGATCGGTGGAGAGTCAATGGATATTGCTGTATGCACAGAGCGATATACCAATTCTCTGCGGGCCTTCGCGCTTCCTTCTATGAAGCCGGTTGACAATGGTGGTATTGAGATCTTCCTGGGCGAGGAGCTGCGTGAGCCTATGGGTGTTGCGCTTTATCAAAACCCGGAGAGTGGTAAACTTTATGCCATAGCGGGAAGAAAGACCGGCCCGGATAGCACTTACTTATGGCAGTACCTGCTGGAAGACGATGGCCAGGGAAACCTGAAAGGTACCCTTGTACGGAAGTTTGGCGCCTTTAGCGGAAGAGAAGAGATCGAGGCCATTGCCGTAGACAATGAACTGGGGTATGTCTATTATTCAGATGAGACTTATGGCATCCGTAAATACTATGCTCACCCTGACAGTTCCAACACTGAACTGGCATTGTTTGGCAATCATGGAGAGTTCACCCAAGACCACGAGGGTATATCTATTTATAAAACTGAAAATGGCAAAGGCTACATTATCGTATCTGACCAGCAGGCCAACAAGTTCCATATTTTTAGCAGGGAAGGTTCTGAAAATAACCCTCACGACCACAGGCTAATGAAAAGTATAGATGTATCAACTTCGGAAAGTGATGGCAGTGATGTTACCAGCCTGCCACTTAACGACCGCTTCAAACATGGCCTGTTCGTAGCCATGTCTGATGACAAGACTTTCCAATTCTACCGCTGGGAAGATATTGCCGGCGAAGATTTGGAAATAATGGATGTGAAGGCGGATAAAGTGCTGAAAGCTCAATAG